A part of Bacillus thuringiensis genomic DNA contains:
- a CDS encoding (Fe-S)-binding protein translates to MKVSIFITCVADVFYPEVGRDVVEILEDLGCEVDFPKSQTCCGQPAYNSGYVKETKTAAKHMIETFASSEYVVAPSGSCAMMVHEFSTLFFDSEVEWKKKATELANKTYEFTQFLVEVLGKEDLGAELHKKATVHTSCHMSRLMGIKEPPQKLLKCVKGLEVVSLPHNYDCCGFGGTFSVKMPEISEQMVDEKVKHIMETGADLLIGMDCSCLMNIKGRLTRNGYPIDVKHIAQVLNEDRK, encoded by the coding sequence ATGAAAGTATCAATTTTTATCACTTGTGTGGCAGATGTTTTTTATCCAGAGGTCGGAAGAGATGTCGTCGAAATTCTTGAAGATTTAGGGTGTGAAGTTGATTTTCCTAAAAGTCAAACTTGCTGCGGACAACCTGCCTATAATAGTGGGTACGTGAAAGAAACGAAAACAGCGGCAAAACATATGATTGAAACCTTTGCTAGTTCAGAATATGTTGTGGCACCATCGGGTTCGTGCGCGATGATGGTTCACGAGTTTTCTACCTTATTTTTTGACAGTGAAGTGGAGTGGAAGAAAAAAGCGACTGAGCTTGCGAATAAAACGTATGAATTTACACAATTTCTCGTTGAAGTATTAGGGAAAGAAGACTTAGGTGCAGAGCTTCATAAAAAAGCCACGGTTCATACATCTTGTCATATGAGCCGATTAATGGGAATTAAAGAACCACCGCAAAAATTATTAAAATGTGTCAAGGGGCTGGAAGTGGTTTCGCTGCCGCACAATTATGATTGCTGCGGATTTGGAGGGACATTTTCAGTGAAGATGCCAGAAATCTCTGAACAAATGGTCGATGAAAAAGTAAAGCATATTATGGAAACCGGTGCGGACTTATTAATTGGGATGGATTGTAGCTGCTTAATGAATATAAAAGGACGTTTAACACGTAATGGTTATCCAATTGATGTAAAACATATTGCTCAAGTATTAAATGAGGACCGAAAATAA